In one window of Legionella fallonii LLAP-10 DNA:
- a CDS encoding PIG-L family deacetylase: MDNPYKILLIEPDLELAKTIIDWLGNPIRLVHAIDNHNVLKQAAIDKWDLVITNIHSSKINDLDITRIVKETDSTSAILIIAENIKVDFILAAMEYHADALLFKPLDKNEFISKVLQLAEQSKRKREERGNRIVLAVGAHPDDVEFGCAGTLAKLRENGNQINILTLSLGAAGGDPNIRKKEAKKAAKIQRAKLFLGDLEDTKITDAAITIKYIKDIVHEINPTDIYTHSIYDNHQDHRAVFHATISACRRVPNIFCYLSPSGTVDFRPNIFINIDRFMDTKLKVIAEFKSQINLRPYLQPDMITATARYWGRFCNYHLAEPMEVLRGYS; this comes from the coding sequence TTGGATAATCCTTATAAAATTTTACTCATAGAACCTGATTTGGAATTAGCTAAGACAATAATAGATTGGCTAGGCAATCCAATTCGTCTTGTTCATGCGATAGATAACCATAACGTTCTAAAACAGGCCGCGATTGATAAGTGGGATCTTGTCATCACTAATATTCACTCGTCTAAAATAAATGATTTAGATATTACTAGGATTGTGAAAGAAACAGATTCAACATCGGCTATCTTAATCATTGCTGAGAATATAAAAGTAGATTTTATTCTCGCAGCTATGGAATATCACGCTGATGCGTTACTCTTTAAGCCTTTAGACAAAAATGAATTTATATCTAAGGTATTGCAATTAGCCGAACAGTCAAAAAGGAAAAGAGAAGAGAGAGGCAATAGGATAGTTTTAGCCGTAGGCGCACATCCTGATGATGTAGAGTTTGGATGCGCAGGAACTTTAGCCAAACTTCGCGAAAATGGAAATCAAATTAATATATTAACATTAAGTTTAGGAGCCGCAGGAGGAGATCCAAATATTAGAAAAAAAGAGGCTAAAAAAGCTGCCAAGATTCAACGAGCTAAATTATTTTTAGGTGATCTTGAAGATACAAAAATAACAGATGCTGCAATAACGATAAAGTATATTAAAGACATCGTTCACGAGATTAATCCGACTGATATTTATACCCATTCTATCTATGATAATCATCAAGATCACCGAGCCGTTTTTCATGCAACTATTAGTGCGTGTCGAAGAGTGCCTAATATATTTTGCTATCTTTCCCCTTCAGGCACTGTTGATTTTAGACCCAATATATTTATTAACATTGATCGGTTTATGGACACCAAATTGAAGGTTATCGCAGAATTTAAAAGTCAAATAAATTTACGTCCTTATTTACAGCCTGACATGATCACAGCAACAGCACGCTATTGGGGGCGTTTTTGCAACTATCATTTGGCGGAACCAATGGAGGTACTTAGAGGATATTCTTAG
- the glmM gene encoding phosphoglucosamine mutase, whose protein sequence is MSQRKYFGTDGIRGRVGSSNINPEFILKLGWAAGRVLVNEKRKKVVIGKDTRVSGYMLESALQAGLSAAGVDVALLGPMPTPGVAYLTRALRADAGIIISASHNLFEDNGIKFFSPDGSKLADSMESAIENELEKQLQTVPSVNLGKATRINNAADRYIEFCKSTIPIKSRLFTFKIVVDCANGAAYHIAPNVFSELGADVVSMGINPNGFNINQNCGSTAPELLREKVISVGADIGIALDGDGDRVILVDSLGNFVNGDQIVYIIAQDRYQRGTLEGGIVGTLMSNYGLELAITSLGIPFQRSEVGDRYVQELLRKNDWLIGGESSGHVFCLDKTTTADGIVTALQVLAIMLKQDKKLYELTQGMHLLPQILINLKTKNATLLESNPNIIQAVKNLEITLNGDGRILLRASGTEPLLRIMVEGRDALLVSQYAQKLLKEINVVEQKLAEVK, encoded by the coding sequence ATGAGTCAACGCAAATATTTTGGTACAGATGGCATAAGAGGCCGAGTTGGATCATCCAACATTAATCCGGAGTTTATTTTAAAACTAGGTTGGGCGGCAGGGCGCGTTCTTGTAAATGAGAAAAGAAAAAAAGTAGTGATTGGTAAGGACACCAGAGTTTCTGGCTATATGTTGGAATCTGCTTTGCAAGCTGGATTATCAGCGGCAGGAGTTGATGTTGCATTACTGGGGCCTATGCCAACTCCTGGCGTTGCTTATTTAACCCGGGCACTTAGAGCTGATGCGGGTATCATTATTAGTGCTTCCCACAATTTATTTGAAGACAATGGCATCAAATTTTTTTCACCAGATGGCAGCAAGTTGGCTGATAGTATGGAAAGCGCTATTGAAAATGAATTGGAAAAACAGCTGCAAACAGTGCCTTCAGTTAACTTAGGTAAGGCAACACGTATTAATAATGCGGCTGATCGCTACATCGAATTTTGTAAATCCACAATCCCAATCAAGTCTCGATTATTTACTTTTAAAATAGTCGTCGATTGTGCAAATGGAGCAGCATATCATATTGCACCAAATGTATTTTCTGAATTAGGAGCTGATGTCGTTTCCATGGGGATAAATCCGAATGGTTTTAATATCAATCAAAATTGTGGCTCGACAGCACCAGAATTATTAAGAGAAAAGGTAATTAGTGTTGGAGCTGATATTGGTATTGCTTTGGATGGAGATGGAGATAGAGTTATTTTAGTGGATTCCCTAGGAAATTTTGTTAATGGTGATCAAATTGTCTACATTATTGCGCAAGATAGATATCAACGAGGCACACTAGAAGGAGGGATAGTAGGAACCTTGATGAGTAATTATGGACTCGAATTAGCAATTACTTCGTTGGGAATACCTTTTCAACGTTCTGAGGTGGGCGATAGGTATGTTCAGGAACTGTTAAGAAAGAACGATTGGTTGATTGGAGGGGAGTCGTCTGGCCATGTTTTTTGCTTAGATAAAACAACAACAGCCGATGGTATTGTAACTGCATTACAAGTTCTTGCTATTATGTTGAAACAGGATAAAAAGCTCTATGAATTAACTCAAGGTATGCATTTGTTGCCTCAAATTTTAATCAATTTAAAAACGAAAAATGCTACATTATTAGAATCTAATCCTAATATCATTCAAGCCGTTAAAAATTTGGAAATCACTTTGAATGGTGATGGTCGAATATTACTAAGGGCTTCAGGTACCGAACCGTTATTACGAATTATGGTTGAGGGGCGGGATGCGTTATTGGTAAGCCAATACGCTCAAAAATTACTTAAAGAGATAAATGTAGTTGAACAAAAGCTAGCTGAGGTAAAATAA
- a CDS encoding RCC1 domain-containing protein → MPFAYTNTNILLAEETKVTLYQGFNKYTPVIEKELDEPVAETHVSYPLGNTSPSFFLLTVSGKLHAFGGNTYGQLGLGSRSSLINEPQLINDESIGKIIKVKCGLNHTALLNERGEVYVAGQNAARQVGREGNDALTFEKVDLTAFGPVKHLECGHLFTIAVTQKGQLITWGYNPHGASKGEKKGYITHPLPINLPANAGPIINIFAQGTTFYVITPNQVYASGENCYNDVFGFTICKDVEFHPIPQLMNKKIIGMMGGDKMRIAVNDREKLFTWDNVYLHAPGNTTAPTPFPIKSRSMKYANNVLFMLTSDDQLNLYHADTIENMKPFSVNLPEQLESSIKQILLDEYVKSRKQLLCTNLYSTQQTQKFIDLLFTHTEEQNTPPTEDRVNSPT, encoded by the coding sequence ATGCCATTTGCCTACACTAATACGAACATCCTTCTAGCCGAAGAAACGAAGGTTACCTTATACCAGGGCTTCAATAAATACACCCCGGTCATAGAAAAAGAATTAGATGAGCCAGTGGCAGAAACCCATGTAAGCTATCCATTGGGTAACACTTCTCCCTCATTTTTCCTATTAACGGTAAGTGGTAAACTTCATGCCTTCGGCGGTAATACTTATGGGCAATTAGGACTAGGATCCCGTTCCTCTCTTATTAATGAACCTCAATTAATTAATGATGAATCTATAGGCAAAATCATTAAAGTAAAATGTGGACTAAACCATACAGCTCTATTAAATGAACGAGGTGAGGTCTATGTTGCAGGTCAGAATGCCGCACGCCAGGTAGGCCGAGAGGGAAACGATGCTTTAACCTTCGAGAAAGTAGATTTAACAGCATTTGGTCCTGTAAAACATTTGGAATGTGGGCACCTTTTTACCATTGCCGTAACACAGAAAGGGCAATTAATTACATGGGGTTATAATCCACATGGAGCATCAAAAGGTGAAAAAAAAGGCTATATCACTCACCCATTACCTATTAATTTACCCGCAAATGCAGGCCCAATTATAAATATTTTTGCGCAAGGAACTACTTTTTATGTAATCACTCCAAACCAAGTGTATGCCTCTGGTGAAAATTGTTATAACGATGTATTTGGTTTTACTATTTGCAAGGATGTAGAATTTCACCCCATACCCCAGCTAATGAACAAAAAGATTATTGGAATGATGGGAGGAGACAAAATGCGCATCGCGGTAAACGACCGAGAGAAATTATTTACTTGGGACAACGTTTATCTTCATGCCCCAGGAAATACAACTGCCCCAACTCCATTCCCTATAAAGAGCAGATCAATGAAATACGCTAACAACGTGCTGTTCATGTTGACCTCAGATGATCAGCTTAATTTATATCATGCTGATACAATAGAAAATATGAAACCATTCTCGGTTAACCTACCTGAACAGCTAGAGTCAAGCATAAAACAAATACTCCTGGACGAATATGTCAAGTCAAGAAAACAATTATTATGTACTAACCTGTACAGCACTCAACAAACACAAAAGTTCATTGACTTATTATTCACCCACACAGAAGAACAAAACACGCCACCAACTGAAGATCGAGTAAATAGCCCTACATAA